The nucleotide window GCCAGATGCGTTCCAAACTGGCGCAGCATGTCTTCCCGCGCAATGCCCAGCAGTCGGGCTCCCTCCGAAAACAGGGAAAAGATGTTCTGATCAGGATAGAATTGATCGGGTGAGAATTCGGAGTTGTCGAGGCCGGCCCGTTCCAGGATCCGGGGCCAGGCATCGCTGCCCAGGCGGGAGCCCAGGAAATCCTCGAAGGCGAGAAAGATGATACCATGCATGAAGGTTCGAATCCGTTGATATTATATGATGGATGTCCGTAATCTTCGGGTCATCGATGGCGGCCTGTTCCACCGGGAGATTCGGGCATTGTCCGATAAAAATTTCATAAAGACAAAGGGAGGCCAGCCTTTTTGTCCAGGGAACGCCATGATGTGGCGCCGATTGACCTCCAACCGGGTCCATGGTATGGAGCCTGGAACCGACCGGTGTTCCGTGGCGCCTTGAAGGATGGACGGGGTGATGACAGGATTGATGAGGGATGGACGGATTCCTGTGATCGTTTCATCCCGTCGAATGGACGATTCTGTCATGTACGGCGTCGATGTCATTCACGGGATTATTCCTTTTTTGCATCCAGAAAGCCATGGATTTCATGAGAAAGTCTTCCCACTTCCAGCAACGTGTTCGCACCAACCAGGAGAATGTGCAATGTCGCTCGAAAAACATCGAAAATTGATCATCATCGGTGCTGGTCCATCGGGATATACCGCGGCGATCTATGCGGGACGGGCCAACCTCAAGCCCATGATCCTTCAGGGGATGCAGCCGGGCGGGCAGTTGACGATCACGACGGAGGTGGATAATTTTCCCGGTTTCGAACACGGTGTCCAGGGGCCGGAACTGATGGAAAAAATGCGGATGCAGGCGGAGCGTTTCGCCACGGAGATCGTTTCCGATTCGGTAACCAGCGTCGAATTGAAACGGAAACCTTTTCGGATTCACTGTGATTCCGGGGATGTCTATACCTGTGATGCCCTGATCGTGGCGACCGGCGCCTCGGCACGCTGGTTGGGGATTCCCGCGGAAAAAAGGCTCAATGGTTATGGGGTATCCGCCTGTGCCACCTGTGACGGTTTCTTTTTCAAGGGGCAGGATGTGGCGGTGGTGGGGGGTGGGGATACCGCGGTGGAGGAAGCGTTGTTCCTGACCAATTTTGTCAACAAGGTTTACCTGATCCATCGGCGCGACGCCTTGCGCGCCGAACAGGTGATGCAGCGGAAAATGGAGGAAAATCAGAAAATCCAACCGGTCTGGAACTGTGTCGTCGAAGATATTCTCGGGGATCCGGGCAAGGATGGGGTGACGGCGATCCGGGTGCGCAACGTTCGGAGTGGCGCCATCGAGGACATCGCGGTGCGTGGGGTTTTCATCGCCATCGGTCACTCGCCCAATACCGCCATCTTCGGGGATCAACTGGACAAGGATGCGACCGGGTATCTGGTGACGAAGCCCGATTCGACCGCGACCAATATTCCCGGAGTCTTTGCCGCGGGCGACGTTCAGGATCGGGTGTTCCGCCAGGCGATCACCGCCGCCGGGACCGGTTGCATGGCGGCCCTGGAGGCGGAACGCTTTCTGAATGAAATGGAAGGGGCCGCGACACGAATCTGATCGAAAAAATGGACTGTTTCCATCATTTCGATGCTTCAAAAGGTATGGACGCATCTGGGAAGGGGGGATCCCTTCCCAGTTTTTGATCTTCTCCAATCACGGTTTCCCCAGGCCCAGGTGCCGAAGGATGAATTGTGACACTGCGTCTGGTTCGTTCAAGGGAATGGATGGAAGGGTGGGGTGGGCTGCGATGGTGGGGTCGTCGGTGGCGATGGCGATGACATTGATCAGTGTTTCAATATAGGAAGGGTCGGTGACATCCCGGCGATGAATGGCGATCTTGGGGTGGTCATGATTTTTGTATCCTTCGACCAGTACCAGGTCATGTCCTTGAAACAAGGCTATTTGTTGTTCCAGCTCCGGTTCCTGTCCCGGGGTCGATTCCTGAATCAGAAACCATCGTTCCTTGCAGGCAAACAATACGGTTTTCGCTCCGGCCTGGCGGAAACGATGGGTATCCTTTCCTGGTTTATCGGGGTCGGCGGGATGGTGTCCATGTTTGATCGCACCGACGCGAAATCCGGCCTCGGCCAGTTCGGCGATGACCCGTTCCATCAGGGTGGTTTTGCCACTGCCGCTGGGGGCGGCAAAACCCATGACGCGGGGGGCGGAGCGGGCGGTCATCCGCCGCTCACCGGGGGGAAAAAGGCGATCTCATCCCGGTCACCGACCGCGGTTTCGGGTTGGGCATATTCCTGATTGACCGCAACCCGTAACGCTTCGTCGGCCAGGGCTTCGTTGTGTCGCTCATCCAGACCGCGAAGATACTGGAGGCATTGTGCCACGTTGTGTACCGATTGCGGCAATGTCCGGTGTTCCTCGCCGATACCGATTTTTTCACGAACCCAGGCGAAATAGAGAATACGCGCCATTCCGAAATGTGCTCCTTTGGTTGTTCGATTCCAGGTTTCCCCGCATGATCCTTGATGGATGGACTCAACCGCAATCCGCTTGAATACATGGTTTTCAAACGTCATTCCCTGCCACGGCGGGAATTCAAACGTTGATCGGGCGCGGTGCGTTGACGGCTTCCCGCTTTCGCGGAATGACAGAAACGACGCATCTTGTGCTGGTTGCGGTTTAGAAACCGACGGCCAGTTGCATGGTGGCGGAATTGGATGTCTCGTCGGTACCTGCCCGGACCGGTCCCCCCTCGACCGAACTGGAGTCACTGACTTTGTAATCCTGATCATGTGCCCATTCAAAGGACAGGTTGGTGTTGGGAAAGAGGACGACCGAGACCCCACCACGCAACCGTCGTTGTGGCATCAGGAGTCCACCGGCCTCTCCCGTCTGCTGATAACCGACCGCCACCATTCCTCCGTAGCCCATCCAGATCCAGCCATACCCCAATTCGGTATTGAGCGTCCAGGGGCGGGCGCCGCCACCATTCCAGAGCAG belongs to Magnetococcales bacterium and includes:
- the moaD gene encoding molybdopterin converting factor subunit 1, which encodes MARILYFAWVREKIGIGEEHRTLPQSVHNVAQCLQYLRGLDERHNEALADEALRVAVNQEYAQPETAVGDRDEIAFFPPVSGG
- the mobB gene encoding molybdopterin-guanine dinucleotide biosynthesis protein B — protein: MTARSAPRVMGFAAPSGSGKTTLMERVIAELAEAGFRVGAIKHGHHPADPDKPGKDTHRFRQAGAKTVLFACKERWFLIQESTPGQEPELEQQIALFQGHDLVLVEGYKNHDHPKIAIHRRDVTDPSYIETLINVIAIATDDPTIAAHPTLPSIPLNEPDAVSQFILRHLGLGKP
- the trxB gene encoding thioredoxin-disulfide reductase, translated to MSLEKHRKLIIIGAGPSGYTAAIYAGRANLKPMILQGMQPGGQLTITTEVDNFPGFEHGVQGPELMEKMRMQAERFATEIVSDSVTSVELKRKPFRIHCDSGDVYTCDALIVATGASARWLGIPAEKRLNGYGVSACATCDGFFFKGQDVAVVGGGDTAVEEALFLTNFVNKVYLIHRRDALRAEQVMQRKMEENQKIQPVWNCVVEDILGDPGKDGVTAIRVRNVRSGAIEDIAVRGVFIAIGHSPNTAIFGDQLDKDATGYLVTKPDSTATNIPGVFAAGDVQDRVFRQAITAAGTGCMAALEAERFLNEMEGAATRI